In one window of Frigoriglobus tundricola DNA:
- a CDS encoding DUF4384 domain-containing protein → MWHYASTPEGDDPRGVLGRDSFAPLIGDRVQVQANLSRPGYAYIIAFRPDGVADLCFPNDEDTVPPLTDAPRYPPAGSTRAYGLREGTGLWAIAVVAAAEPLPAYRQWLAGRTPNWKRQACPPGSVWWYDGADVDALIKGSRTKRGKDEELTGPAAAVRSLGRWLEQTPDATVGVLGFGVRTRN, encoded by the coding sequence GTGTGGCACTACGCGAGCACCCCGGAGGGGGACGACCCGCGCGGGGTGCTCGGCCGGGACTCGTTCGCCCCCCTAATCGGGGACCGCGTGCAGGTGCAGGCGAACCTCTCCCGCCCCGGCTACGCCTACATCATCGCGTTCCGCCCGGACGGCGTCGCGGACCTCTGCTTCCCGAACGACGAGGACACGGTGCCCCCCCTCACCGACGCCCCACGGTACCCCCCGGCCGGCAGCACGAGGGCCTACGGCCTCCGCGAGGGGACGGGCCTGTGGGCCATCGCCGTCGTGGCCGCAGCGGAGCCGCTCCCGGCGTACCGCCAGTGGCTCGCGGGCCGGACGCCGAACTGGAAGCGGCAGGCGTGCCCGCCGGGCTCGGTCTGGTGGTACGACGGGGCCGACGTGGACGCGCTCATCAAGGGGAGCCGAACCAAGCGGGGCAAAGACGAGGAACTAACGGGGCCGGCGGCCGCCGTGCGTTCGCTCGGCCGGTGGCTGGAGCAAACCCCGGACGCGACGGTCGGCGTCCTCGGCTTCGGGGTGAGGACACGGAACTAA
- a CDS encoding ECF-type sigma factor, producing MRGPGSVTVWLDRLKSGGDRDAAVARLWERYFAQLVGQAHNHLRGKRAAVDGEDVALIAFEGFVRALEAGRFPKLNDRNDLWSVLLRMTANKARNSIRDEYRQKRGGCRVHHQLPDDESDPVAVPAAPDSDPAEAVALAEGGESLLAALGNAELRRVAILALEGHTNVETAAAIGKAVATVERKLKRIREIWSGMRTGDE from the coding sequence ATGAGAGGGCCGGGCAGTGTGACCGTATGGTTGGATCGGTTGAAGTCCGGCGGCGACCGCGACGCGGCGGTTGCCCGGTTGTGGGAGCGGTACTTCGCTCAACTCGTGGGCCAGGCCCACAATCACCTCCGGGGCAAGCGCGCGGCAGTCGATGGTGAGGACGTGGCCCTGATCGCGTTTGAGGGGTTCGTCCGCGCGCTGGAGGCCGGTCGGTTCCCGAAGCTCAACGACCGAAACGACCTGTGGTCCGTGCTGCTCCGCATGACGGCGAACAAGGCGCGGAACTCGATTCGAGATGAGTACCGGCAGAAACGGGGCGGGTGCCGGGTGCATCACCAACTGCCCGACGACGAATCGGACCCGGTGGCAGTGCCCGCGGCCCCCGACTCCGACCCGGCCGAAGCGGTGGCGCTGGCCGAGGGGGGCGAGAGCCTGTTAGCGGCTCTCGGGAACGCGGAGTTGCGACGGGTCGCGATTCTGGCTCTGGAGGGCCACACCAACGTGGAGACGGCCGCGGCCATCGGCAAGGCGGTGGCGACGGTCGAGCGGAAATTGAAGCGGATACGGGAGATCTGGTCCGGGATGAGGACCGGGGACGAGTGA
- a CDS encoding serine/threonine-protein kinase — MPETSEPTSVAAGELIDRLCDEFEAGWLEHRPVPLEGVVRSAPDAVRVCLFRELLAVEREYRTRDGRPVSETEALARFAALGAWAEGVVRDVFAARESGAAGPPPSAPDPFSELLTTRHAVRPERVGGYRVVRELGDGGMGIVYLVDDPLGHRQLAVKVMRPDRATDPISRKRFLSEARSASAVEHENVVPVYQVGLDGDAPYLVMPFLRGETLEGRLKRDPLPPLALVLRVGRDIALGLAAAHEKGLVHRDAKPANVWLEGDPASPDPVRQVVRAKVLDFGLARAADGAGNVSVTGSIVGTPGYMAPEQAAGRPVDGRADVFSLGAILYRMATGRAPFTGSTVTAVLTAVATHDPPPPVRVNPALPPALSALIVQLLEKDPGKRPASARDVADALTAIGKGPSAPARRRRRERWAVRGAALLAICGAVVIVRSRVGESRPAEPAPAAMTGTAPRVPNPAPPRPPRRPREPNPFARNRSTCGTTRAPRRGTTRAGCSAGTRSPP, encoded by the coding sequence ATGCCCGAGACATCCGAGCCGACGAGCGTGGCCGCCGGGGAACTGATCGACCGCTTGTGCGACGAGTTCGAGGCGGGCTGGCTGGAGCACCGGCCGGTCCCGCTCGAGGGCGTCGTGCGCTCCGCCCCGGACGCGGTGCGGGTGTGCCTGTTCCGCGAGCTGCTGGCCGTCGAGCGGGAGTACCGGACCCGGGACGGGCGCCCGGTGAGTGAGACCGAGGCCCTCGCGCGGTTCGCCGCGCTGGGGGCGTGGGCGGAGGGCGTCGTTCGGGACGTGTTCGCCGCCCGCGAGAGCGGGGCCGCCGGTCCGCCGCCGAGCGCCCCCGACCCCTTCTCCGAACTCCTCACCACCCGACACGCGGTGCGGCCCGAACGGGTCGGCGGGTACCGCGTCGTCCGGGAACTCGGTGACGGCGGCATGGGGATCGTGTACCTCGTCGATGACCCGCTCGGGCACCGCCAGTTGGCGGTGAAGGTGATGCGGCCGGACCGGGCGACCGATCCGATCAGCCGGAAGCGGTTCCTCAGCGAGGCCCGGTCCGCGAGTGCGGTCGAACACGAGAACGTCGTCCCGGTCTACCAGGTCGGGCTCGACGGCGACGCGCCGTATCTGGTCATGCCGTTTCTTCGGGGCGAAACGCTGGAGGGCCGGTTGAAGCGGGACCCGCTCCCCCCGCTCGCGCTGGTCCTCCGGGTCGGTCGGGACATCGCACTCGGGTTGGCGGCCGCGCACGAGAAGGGCCTGGTCCACCGCGACGCGAAGCCGGCGAACGTGTGGCTGGAGGGCGACCCGGCGTCCCCCGATCCGGTGCGCCAGGTGGTCCGGGCCAAGGTGCTGGACTTCGGGCTCGCGCGGGCGGCGGACGGGGCCGGGAACGTGTCCGTCACCGGATCGATCGTCGGCACGCCCGGATACATGGCCCCGGAACAGGCGGCCGGGCGGCCCGTTGATGGCCGCGCCGACGTGTTCAGCTTGGGGGCGATCCTCTACCGGATGGCGACCGGGCGGGCGCCGTTCACCGGGTCAACGGTCACCGCCGTTTTGACCGCGGTCGCCACGCACGACCCGCCGCCGCCGGTCCGCGTGAACCCGGCCCTCCCGCCCGCGCTCTCGGCGCTGATCGTGCAGTTGTTGGAGAAGGACCCGGGCAAGCGCCCGGCCTCGGCCCGTGACGTGGCGGACGCGTTGACCGCCATCGGGAAGGGGCCGTCGGCGCCCGCCCGGCGGCGCCGCCGCGAGCGGTGGGCGGTCCGTGGCGCCGCTCTTCTCGCGATCTGCGGGGCTGTGGTTATCGTGCGGTCGCGGGTCGGTGAGAGCCGGCCGGCCGAGCCGGCCCCGGCCGCGATGACCGGAACGGCTCCGCGCGTGCCGAACCCGGCCCCCCCCCGGCCGCCGCGCCGGCCCCGCGAACCGAACCCCTTCGCGCGAAATCGCTCGACGTGTGGCACTACGCGAGCACCCCGGAGGGGGACGACCCGCGCGGGGTGCTCGGCCGGGACTCGTTCGCCCCCCTAA
- a CDS encoding beta strand repeat-containing protein produces MLEDRLTPTTLHWLGAAGANGNLWSVASNWAENQAPTSGSTLVFDTTTTGFSATTNGFAPTNDIAGLAGLTVVVNDASAAGDFAISGDALGLTTTGIGIESTLSVGTAAAINNPIALAANTTVDVGLGALTLGGVVSGGFSLTESGSPAGTLTLNAANTYTGGTVLAGGTVSVNTSTSLGTGTLTFEGGTLANAAAFLNLANPFVVNAPSTIGGGSFLTLSGDGTLNANLSLTNSGFLTLDGALSGNGGLIENGGIGSTTLGGTAANTFTGGTNILSGGVSLQKSAGVNALESPVTIVGGSGNLTLNASDQLNGNVSVSLGAGGSFNTNSQTDSVLSVSGAGTLNTGGNAGAGLTITGGGTQLLAAQVTGSGFLTYDGSGSLTLGGTSSSYTGTLTVAAGTLLVSANFSGATVAVTGGVLGGTGVVKSVTATGGTLAPTTGGTVSTFSTATGANATSLNGATFQVDLTAQTSDQLVLGTNATLNLTGATLALNATGATLGSEYQIVTSPTGGLSGTFNGLANGATLTVAGQTFQISYTANAVTLTKVGATTPTTLHWTGAASSNWSAAGNWEEGAAPVSGDTLVFDTTTAGFAATTAAFAPTNDITGLTGLTVVVNDASAAGDFAISGDALGLTTTGIGIESTLSVGTAAAINNPIALAANTTVDVGLGALTLGGVVSGGFSLTESGSPAGTLTLNAANTYTGGTVLAGGTVSVNTSTSLGTGTLTFEGGTLANAAAFLNLANPFVVNAPSTIGGGSFLTLSGDGTLNANLSLTNSGFLTLDGALSGNGGLIENGFPGNTILGGTAANTFTGTTTIISGTLEVDKTPGVQALSSPLIVIGGGAFPTLSWSANNQLNGTVSILSFGHLATNGNSDSVSGLNGTGSIDTGSTATAGLTVTGGGSNTVTGAVTGSGLLTYNGTGYLLLAGASSSYTGKLTAAQGALFVAADFSGASGVASGSGALGGTGIVGTLASGGTGAINLGGSSVGGTLSTKGGSGLASALAGETLQVDLTDLGPSDQLVVGDAATLSLTNVALGVNVLHSTAGAVFTIVSSATGGISGTFLGLPDGSTVTAGGRSFVIHYTATAVTLTDGQGGITLSPSALPAGEVGLSYNQSITSSGGSGTVTLAVSGVTNTTGLTISGSGTGSITVSGTPTSSGTVTFTVTPTDSNGTGSGKVYSFTVNPAVALTPATLPAGEVGVSYSQSVTPSGGSGAVTLAVSGVTNTTGLTISGSGTGTITLSGAPTSAGTVTFTVTPTDSSGTGTGTVYSFTVSPAVVLTPATLPVAALGLPYNQSITSSGGSGAVTLAVSGVTNTTGLTISGSGTGAITLSGTPTASGTVTFTVTPTDSNGTGSGKVYSITVGPAPVLTPPALPAAEVGLSYNQTVTSAGGVGAVALAVSGVTNTTGLTISGSGTETITISGTPTSSGTVTFTVTPAAGTAIVYSFVVRAKPLIAAATAGAGSGTVTVYDPLSGALVAQFQPFGAYAGGVKVAVGDVNGDGYSDLIVMAGPGALNGLVEIYSGRDLSLMSTYFAFPGYQGAFNIAAGDLTGNGVADVIFSTATGGDFVFAYAGASNTFIVPVFSAFGGFTGGVTIAAGDLTGIGRDEIIVGTASQVGAAGVFNQYGQLLQPYYFAPIPMNGVNVAAGDLNDSGHDDLIFGAKDSTLVLTYDGESQGLMGYFFALPGQPYGVTVATVDPTGDGYADLVIGFTGNVSAIALFTGLSFQLADVYGQPSGAGGVNVAGSA; encoded by the coding sequence GTGCTGGAGGACCGGCTCACGCCGACGACCTTGCACTGGCTCGGGGCCGCCGGGGCCAACGGGAACCTGTGGAGCGTGGCTTCCAACTGGGCGGAGAACCAGGCCCCCACGAGCGGCTCGACCCTGGTCTTCGATACGACCACGACCGGGTTTTCGGCAACAACTAACGGCTTCGCGCCGACGAACGACATTGCGGGGCTGGCCGGCCTGACGGTCGTCGTCAACGACGCCTCCGCCGCCGGCGACTTCGCCATCTCCGGCGACGCCCTCGGGCTCACCACCACCGGCATCGGCATCGAGAGCACCCTCTCCGTCGGGACCGCCGCCGCGATCAACAACCCGATCGCCCTCGCCGCCAACACCACCGTGGACGTCGGGCTCGGCGCGCTGACCCTGGGCGGCGTGGTCAGCGGCGGGTTCTCGCTGACCGAGTCCGGGTCGCCCGCGGGCACGCTCACGCTGAACGCGGCGAACACGTACACCGGGGGCACCGTGCTGGCGGGCGGCACCGTGTCCGTCAACACGAGCACCTCGCTGGGCACCGGTACGCTCACGTTCGAGGGCGGCACCCTCGCCAACGCGGCCGCGTTCCTCAACCTCGCCAACCCGTTCGTGGTCAACGCGCCGAGCACCATCGGCGGTGGCAGCTTCCTTACCCTGAGCGGCGACGGCACGCTCAACGCCAACCTGTCCCTCACGAATAGCGGCTTCCTGACACTCGACGGCGCGCTCTCCGGTAACGGCGGCCTGATCGAAAACGGGGGCATCGGATCGACGACGCTGGGCGGTACGGCCGCCAACACGTTCACCGGTGGCACGAACATTTTGTCCGGCGGGGTCAGCCTACAAAAGTCGGCGGGAGTGAACGCCCTCGAGTCCCCGGTTACGATCGTCGGCGGTTCGGGCAACCTCACGCTCAACGCCAGCGATCAGTTGAACGGCAATGTCAGTGTTTCGCTGGGCGCCGGCGGTTCGTTCAATACGAACTCGCAAACGGACAGCGTGCTGTCGGTGAGCGGCGCCGGGACGCTCAACACCGGAGGGAACGCGGGGGCCGGGCTCACGATCACGGGCGGCGGGACTCAACTCCTGGCCGCCCAGGTCACCGGTTCCGGGTTCCTCACGTACGACGGCTCCGGCTCCCTGACCCTGGGGGGGACCAGTTCGTCGTACACCGGAACGCTGACGGTTGCGGCCGGCACCCTGCTCGTCAGCGCGAACTTCTCGGGGGCGACGGTCGCTGTCACGGGCGGGGTCTTGGGCGGGACCGGGGTCGTGAAGTCCGTCACGGCCACGGGCGGCACCCTGGCCCCCACCACCGGCGGCACGGTGAGCACCTTTAGCACCGCCACGGGGGCGAACGCGACGTCCCTGAACGGTGCGACCTTCCAGGTGGATCTGACCGCTCAGACCAGCGACCAACTGGTTCTCGGCACCAACGCGACGCTCAACCTGACGGGCGCCACGCTCGCCCTCAACGCGACGGGCGCGACGCTCGGCAGTGAGTACCAGATCGTTACCAGCCCGACCGGCGGGCTGTCCGGAACGTTTAACGGCCTGGCGAACGGGGCGACGCTCACGGTCGCCGGTCAGACGTTCCAGATCAGCTACACGGCGAACGCGGTGACGCTCACGAAGGTCGGGGCCACGACCCCAACGACGTTGCACTGGACCGGGGCGGCGAGCAGCAACTGGAGCGCGGCCGGGAACTGGGAAGAGGGTGCGGCCCCGGTGAGCGGCGACACCCTGGTGTTCGATACCACCACGGCCGGGTTCGCCGCGACCACGGCCGCGTTCGCGCCGACGAACGACATCACGGGGCTGACCGGCCTGACGGTCGTCGTCAACGACGCCTCCGCCGCCGGCGACTTCGCCATCTCCGGCGACGCCCTCGGGCTCACCACCACCGGCATCGGCATCGAGAGCACCCTCTCCGTCGGGACCGCCGCCGCGATCAACAACCCGATCGCCCTCGCCGCCAACACCACCGTGGACGTCGGGCTCGGCGCGCTGACCCTGGGCGGCGTGGTCAGCGGCGGGTTCTCGCTGACCGAGTCCGGGTCGCCCGCGGGCACGCTCACGCTGAACGCGGCGAACACGTACACCGGGGGCACCGTGCTGGCGGGCGGCACCGTGTCCGTCAACACGAGCACCTCGCTGGGCACCGGTACGCTCACGTTCGAGGGCGGCACCCTCGCCAACGCGGCCGCGTTCCTCAACCTCGCCAACCCGTTCGTGGTCAACGCGCCGAGCACCATCGGCGGTGGCAGCTTCCTTACCCTGAGCGGCGACGGCACGCTCAACGCCAACCTGTCCCTCACGAATAGCGGCTTCCTGACACTCGACGGCGCGCTCTCCGGTAACGGCGGCCTGATCGAAAACGGCTTCCCGGGCAACACGATCCTCGGGGGCACCGCGGCGAATACATTCACCGGCACAACAACCATCATTTCCGGCACCCTCGAGGTGGACAAGACGCCGGGCGTCCAGGCCCTCTCCTCCCCGCTGATTGTGATCGGGGGCGGGGCGTTCCCGACGCTGAGCTGGTCGGCGAACAACCAGTTGAACGGGACCGTGTCGATCCTTTCCTTCGGCCACCTCGCCACGAACGGTAACTCGGACAGCGTGTCCGGGCTGAACGGGACCGGCTCGATCGATACCGGATCGACGGCGACGGCCGGGCTCACGGTGACCGGCGGCGGTTCGAACACGGTGACGGGGGCGGTCACCGGCTCCGGGCTCCTGACCTACAACGGAACGGGCTACCTGTTACTGGCCGGAGCCAGTTCGTCGTACACGGGCAAGTTGACGGCCGCGCAAGGGGCGCTCTTCGTCGCGGCGGATTTCTCGGGCGCGTCCGGCGTCGCCTCCGGCAGCGGGGCGCTCGGGGGAACGGGGATCGTGGGCACCCTGGCGAGCGGGGGTACGGGTGCGATCAACCTCGGCGGGAGCAGCGTCGGGGGCACCCTGTCCACCAAGGGCGGAAGCGGCCTCGCGTCCGCGCTCGCGGGTGAGACGCTCCAGGTCGATCTGACCGACCTCGGGCCGTCCGACCAGCTCGTCGTCGGCGACGCGGCGACGCTGAGCCTGACGAACGTCGCGCTCGGCGTGAACGTCCTGCACTCGACCGCGGGCGCTGTCTTTACCATCGTTTCGAGCGCGACGGGCGGGATCAGCGGCACGTTCCTCGGCCTCCCGGACGGCAGCACGGTCACCGCGGGCGGTCGATCGTTCGTGATCCACTACACGGCGACCGCCGTCACCTTGACCGATGGCCAGGGGGGGATCACGCTGAGCCCGTCCGCGCTCCCGGCGGGTGAAGTGGGGCTCTCGTACAATCAGTCGATTACGTCCTCCGGCGGGTCGGGCACGGTGACATTGGCCGTATCGGGGGTGACGAACACGACCGGGCTGACGATTTCCGGGAGCGGCACCGGGTCGATCACCGTCAGCGGCACGCCCACCAGTTCCGGGACCGTCACGTTCACGGTGACGCCCACCGACAGCAACGGGACCGGGAGCGGGAAGGTCTACTCCTTCACGGTTAACCCGGCGGTGGCCCTCACGCCGGCCACGCTCCCGGCGGGCGAAGTGGGGGTGTCGTACAGCCAGTCGGTCACGCCCTCCGGCGGGTCGGGCGCGGTGACGCTGGCGGTGTCGGGGGTGACGAACACGACCGGGCTGACGATTTCTGGGAGCGGCACCGGGACGATCACCCTTAGCGGCGCGCCGACGAGCGCGGGCACCGTCACGTTCACAGTGACGCCCACCGACAGCAGCGGGACCGGGACCGGAACCGTCTACTCCTTCACGGTCAGCCCGGCAGTGGTCCTCACGCCGGCCACGCTCCCGGTGGCCGCCCTCGGGCTGCCGTACAATCAGTCGATTACGTCCTCCGGCGGGTCGGGTGCGGTGACACTGGCCGTATCGGGGGTGACGAACACGACCGGGCTGACGATCTCCGGGAGCGGCACCGGGGCGATCACTCTCAGCGGCACGCCGACGGCCAGCGGAACGGTCACCTTCACGGTGACGCCCACCGATAGCAACGGGACCGGGAGCGGGAAGGTCTACTCCATCACGGTCGGACCGGCCCCGGTCCTGACCCCGCCGGCGCTCCCGGCGGCCGAGGTGGGCCTGTCGTACAACCAAACCGTCACCTCGGCGGGAGGCGTCGGCGCGGTGGCGCTGGCGGTGTCGGGTGTCACGAACACGACCGGGCTGACGATTTCCGGGAGCGGCACCGAAACGATCACCATCAGCGGCACCCCCACCAGCTCCGGGACCGTCACGTTCACGGTGACGCCCGCCGCAGGAACCGCGATCGTCTATTCCTTCGTCGTGCGTGCCAAACCGCTCATCGCGGCTGCGACCGCCGGCGCGGGCAGCGGGACGGTGACGGTGTACGACCCGTTGTCCGGCGCGCTGGTCGCCCAGTTCCAGCCGTTCGGCGCCTACGCGGGCGGGGTGAAGGTGGCGGTGGGCGACGTGAACGGGGACGGGTACAGCGATCTGATCGTGATGGCCGGACCCGGCGCCCTCAACGGCCTGGTCGAGATCTACAGCGGCCGGGACCTCTCGCTGATGAGCACGTACTTCGCGTTCCCCGGGTACCAGGGCGCGTTCAACATTGCGGCCGGGGACCTGACCGGCAACGGGGTCGCGGACGTGATCTTCTCCACGGCCACCGGGGGCGACTTCGTGTTCGCCTACGCCGGGGCCAGCAACACCTTCATCGTGCCGGTGTTCTCGGCGTTCGGCGGGTTCACGGGCGGGGTGACGATCGCGGCCGGGGACCTGACCGGGATCGGTCGCGACGAGATCATCGTGGGCACGGCGTCCCAGGTCGGTGCGGCCGGGGTGTTCAACCAGTACGGCCAACTGCTCCAGCCGTACTACTTCGCCCCGATCCCGATGAACGGGGTGAACGTGGCGGCCGGGGACCTGAACGACTCGGGCCACGACGACCTGATCTTCGGCGCGAAGGACTCGACCCTGGTGCTCACCTACGACGGGGAGTCGCAAGGGCTGATGGGGTACTTCTTCGCGCTCCCGGGCCAGCCGTACGGGGTGACCGTGGCGACGGTGGACCCGACGGGCGACGGGTACGCGGACCTGGTGATCGGGTTCACGGGGAACGTGTCGGCGATCGCGCTGTTCACCGGGCTGTCGTTCCAACTGGCCGACGTCTACGGGCAGCCGAGCGGGGCCGGCGGGGTCAACGTCGCCGGGAGCGCCTGA